The following coding sequences lie in one Notolabrus celidotus isolate fNotCel1 chromosome 6, fNotCel1.pri, whole genome shotgun sequence genomic window:
- the ckap5 gene encoding cytoskeleton-associated protein 5 isoform X1, with protein sequence MGDDSEWMKLPIDQKCEHKVWKARLNGYEEALKLFQRIEDEKSPEWGKYLGLIKKFVTDSNAVAQLKGLEAALAFVMNAHAAGKTTGEVVSGVVTKVFNQPKARAKELGADICLMYIEIEKNEVVLEELLKGLDNKNPKIVVTCFETLRRALSEFGSKIVTLKPVVKALPKQFESREKAVRDEAKLLAIEIYKWIRDALRAPLQSINSVQLKELEEEWVKLPTSPPKQSRFLRSQQDLKAKFEQQQAQGDQSEEEDEVDTVAAVDPYELLESVEILSKMPKDFYEKIEAKKWQERKEALEAIETLIKNPKLENGDYGDLVRALKKVVGKDANVMLVTLSAKCLAGLAAGLRKKFGTYAGQVVPTILEKFKEKKPQVVQALQEAMDAIFLTTTLQNLSEDILSVMDNKNPSIKQHASLFLARSFRHCSQATLPKGVLKPLCAALIKQVNDSALEVRDAAFEALGTAMKVVGEKAVNPFLSDLDKLKLDKIKECADKVELPGGKKAAGGVGGGGKKPAAKAAAPAEAPSKSSGPPSRSTTSAASKSSAGPAKKGKPASAAGGKAKKTSDNKEMVETELSVEVCEDVAGGVLPASCLQQLDSSNWKERLASMEDFQKAVETMDKAVMPCQALVRMLAKKPGWKETNFQVMQMKLHIVALIAQRGRFSKTSAFVVLDGLVDKVGDVKCGGNAKEGLTAIGEACSLPWLAEQVVSMAFSQKNPKNQAETLNWLANAMKEFGFAGINVKAFINNVKTALGATNPAVRTSAITLLGVMYLYMGAPLRMFFEDEKPALLSQIDAEFEKMQGQSPPAPTRCIRKGAADDAGDDGEEQEEDGGGGGGGGGGQDIQDLLPRTDISDKITSDLVSKIEDKNWKIRKEGLDETAAIISEAKFITASIGELPLALKARLTDSNKILVQQTLTILQQLATAMGPGLKQHVKSLGIPVITVLGDSKANVRAAAMTTLQAWVEQTGMKDWLEGEDFSEELKRENPFLRQEVLSWLAEKLPNMRTVPADLMLCVPHLYNCLEDRNGDVRKKAQDALPTFMMHLGYDKMTKATGKLKPASKDQVVGMLEKARAVMPAKPAAPARAGGGKSSAEPRASSATRSQPAADEYDNKPEVKKVRGGAPAKKPPSSTEESAPPPPSKDKDSNSSKKPPGKGKAAAGSQQGAAGKKPAAKNAKDEEDRSGPIFVLIPSAKEQRIKEEKQLKILKWNFNTPRDEYVEQLKTQMATCFAKWLQDELFHFDFQRHVKAIGVMIERLETESDATIGCLDLILKWFTLRFFDTNTTVLMKVLEYLKLLFAMLNRENYHLTEYEANSFVPYLILKVGESKDVVRKDVRAILAMLCKVHPASKVFPFLMDGTKSKNSKQRAECLEELGCLIEGYGMNVCQPTPAKCLKDIAVHIGDRDTSVRNAALNTVVAVYNVCGEQVYKLVGHLSEKEMSMLEERIKRSAKKTPAAPAKPSAAEKSQREHPTNPNATFLRKPAQEDPNKLNQARQNAHHSESSHPSIPKEFQLDLDMIEMDQSRVCELPDLVQHKLDELLEPIMIPEPKMRPVSPHFDDLHNSTASTINFVISQVASGDINTSIQALAQIDEVLRQEDKAEVMSGHIDQFLIATFMQLRLIYSTHMADDRLDKKDIIKLYSCIIGNMLSLFSMEALAREASMGVLKDLMHGLITLMLDGRVEDIEDGQQLIRSVNLLVIRVLEKSDQTNMISALLVLLQDSLVATAGPPMFSDLVMKCLWRMIRFLPDTINSINLDRILLDVHNFMKVFPKEKLKQLKSDVPHRTLKTLLHTLCKLTGVKILDHLSMIENRNESELEAHLRRVVKFSGNLSGHKSDRGNEKGCMHMDDRMSKAKVSDILSEIFKKIGSKENTKEGLTELYEYKQKYSDADLEPFLKNTSQFFQSYVERGLRMIESEREGKTRIQTSAVIPQHGMDSSLTSNNEELKPAVYYERLKILRQRQGLENNARGIGGGEDETQHRPPISSLLSSKPSVASSTDMLHSKLSQLKESRELYQQEHNAHSHSPTHTHTRSASPAANLDDLKKRLERIKSNRQ encoded by the exons ATGGGGGACGATAGCGAGTGGATGAAGCTTCCCATCGACCAGAAGTGTGAACACAAG GTATGGAAAGCACGTCTGAACGGTTATGAAGAAGCCCTGAAGTTGTTCCAGAGGATAGAAGATGAGAAGAGTCCAGAGTGGGGGAAGTACCTGGGACTGATAAAGAAGTTTGTCACAGACTCCAATGCTGTGGCTCAGCTTAAAGGCCTGGAGGCGGCACTGGCCTTCGTTATGAATGCACATGCTGCTGGAAA GACAACAGGTGAGGTGGTGTCAGGTGTAGTGACCAAAGTGTTCAACCAGCCCAAGGCCCGGGCGAAGGAGCTCGGTGCGGACATCTGTCTGATGTACATCGAGATTGAAAAGAATGAGGTGGTTCTAGAGGAGCTCCTCAAAGGACTGGACAACAAGAACCCCAAGATTGTAGTGACCTGCTTTGAGACTCTCAGGAGGGCTCTCAG TGAGTTTGGGTCTAAGATTGTGACGTTAAAGCCGGTAGTGAAAGCTCTACCAAAACAGTTTGAGTCCCGAGAGAAGGCAGTGAGAGATGAAGCTAAACTTCTCGCTATAGAGATCTACAAATGGATCAGAGACGCTCTGAGAGCTCCTCTGCAGAGCATTAACTCCGTACAG CTGAAGGAGCTAGAGGAGGAGTGGGTGAAGCTGCCTACATCACCACCCAAGCAATCAAGGTTCCTGCGCTCACAGCAGGACCTGAAGGCAAAGTTTGAACAGCAGCAAGCCCAGGGTGACCAGTCTGAAG aAGAGGATGAGGTGGACACAGTGGCAGCAGTGGATCCTTACGAGCTGCTGGAGTCTGTGGAGATTCTGTCCAAGATGCCCAAAGACTTCTACGAGAAAATA GAAGCGAAAAAGTGGCAGGAGAGGAAAGAAGCTCTGGAGGCCATTGAGACTCTGATTAAGAACCCCAAACTGGAGAACGGAGACTATGGAGACCTAGTCAGAGCGCTAAAGAAG gTTGTGGGCAAAGATGCTAACGTGATGCTGGTGACACTATCAGCTAAATGTCTGGCTGGTCTAGCCGCTGGTCTCAGGAAGAAGTTTGGAACATATGCAGGACAA GTGGTGCCAACTATTCTGGAGAAGTTCAAGGAGAAGAAGCCTCAGGTGGTTCAAGCCCTGCAGGAGGCTATGGATGCCATCTTCCTCACT ACCACTCTGCAGAATCTGTCAGAGGacattctgtctgtaatggacaACAAGAATCCCTCCATAAAGCAGCATGCCTCCCTGTTTCTGGCCCGCTCCTTCAGACACTGCTCACAGGCCACGCTGCCCAAGGGTGTCCTCAAACCCCTCTGTGCTGCTCTCATCAAG CAAGTGAACGACTCTGCTCTTGAGGTGCGTGACGCTGCTTTTGAAGCTTTGGGCACGGCCATGAAAGTGGTGGGAGAGAAAGCTGTTAACCCTTTCCTGTCTGACCTGGATAAACTCAAACTGGACAAG ataaaagagtGTGCTGATAAAGTGGAGCTTCCTGGAGGAAAGAAGGCCGCAGGTGGTGTTGGAGGGGGGGGCAAGAAGCCAGCAGCTAAAGCTGCAGCCCCAGCTGAAGCACCATCTAAATCCTCTGGCCCACCCAGCAGGAGCACAACTTCTGCTGCCAGCAAA TCATCAGCAGGTCCTGCTAAGAAAGGCAAACCAGCCTCAGCAGCTGGTGGAAAAGCCAAGAAGACCTCAGACAACAAAGAAATGGTGGAGACCGAACTCTCT gTTGAAGTGTGTGAAGATGTAGCAGGAGGTGTACTTCCTGCTTCTTGTCTACAACAACTGGACTCTTCTAACTGGAAGGAGCGACTGGCCAGTATGGAGGACTTTCAGAAG GCTGTTGAGACCATGGACAAGGCTGTGATGCCCTGCCAGGCCCTAGTCCGGATGTTGGCCAAGAAACCAGGCTGGAAAGAGACAAACTTCCAG GTGATGCAGATGAAGCTGCACATCGTGGCTCTTATAGCTCAGAGAGGACGTTTTTCAAAGACGTCAGCTTTTGTGGTGTTGGACGGTTTGGTGGATAAGGTTGGAGACGTCAAATGTGGCGGCAATGCCAAAGAGGGGCTGACTGCTATCGGAGAGGCGTGCTCCCTGCCTTGGTTGGCAGAACAG GTTGTGTCGATGGCGTTTTCCCAGAAGAACCCGAAAAACCAGGCAGAGACTCTGAACTGGCTCGCTAATGCCATGAAGGAGTTTGGCTTTGCTGG CATCAATGTGAAAGCTTTCATCAACAATGTGAAGACAGCTCTGGGAGCGACCAACCCAGCTGTTAGGACGTCAGCCATAACCCTGCTGGGGGTCATGTACCTGTACATGGGAGCTCCTCTGCGCATGTTCTTTGAAGACGAGAAGCCCGCCCTCCTATCACAGATCGATGCTGAGTTTGAGAAG ATGCAAGGTCAGTCTCCACCTGCACCAACCAGATGCATTAGGAAGGGAGCGGCAGACGATGCTGGTGATGAtggagaggagcaggaagaagatggaggaggaggtggaggtggaggtggaggacaAGACATCCAGGACTTGCTGCCCAGAACCGATATCAG TGACAAGATAACATCCGATCTGGTGTCTAAAATTGAGGATAAGAACTGGAAGATCAGGAAGGAGGGTCTTGATGAGACCGCAGCTATTATCTCTGAAGCCAAGTTCATCACAGCCAGCATCGGAGAGCTGCCTCTGGCCCTGAAAGCTCGTCTGACTGACTCCAACAAGATCCTG GTCCAGCAGACCCTGACTATCCTGCAGCAGCTGGCCACAGCCATGGGACCTGGACTGAAGCAGCATGTTAAATCCCTGGGAATCCCTGTCATCACTGTACTGGGAGACAGCAAG GCTAATGTACGAGCGGCTGCCATGACAACTCTGCAGGCCTGGGTGGAGCAGACTGGAATGAAGGACTGGCTGGAAGGAGAAGACTTttcagaggagctgaagagagagaaccCCTTCCTTCGACAGGAG GTGCTCAGCTGGTTAGCAGAGAAGCTTCCCAACATGAGGACTGTGCCAGCAGATCTGATGCTGTGTGTCCCTCATCTCTACAACTGCCTGGAGGACAGAAACGGAGACGTGAGGAAGAAAGCTCAGGACGCTCTTCCCACCTTCATGATGCACCTGGGCTACGACAAGATGACCAAAGCTACTGGGAAACTCAAA CCGGCCTCAAAGGATCAGGTGGTCGGCATGTTGGAGAAGGCCCGAGCAGTGATGCCAGCTAAACCTGCAGCTCCTGccagagctggaggaggaaaaaGTTCAGCAGAGCCCAGAGCTTCTTCAG CTACCAGGTCTCAGCCAGCTGCTGATGAGTATGACAATAAACCTGaggtgaagaaggtcagaggaGGAGCGCCTGCTAAGAAG CCTCCCTCCTCTACCGAGGAGtcagcccctccccctccctccaagGACAAGGACAGTAATTCTAGTAAAAAGCCTCCTGGCAAAGGGAAGGCAGCAGCTGGCAGTCAACAG GGAGCAGCTGGCAAGAAACCTGCAGCCAAAAACGCGAAGGATGAAGAAGACAGGTCTGGGCCAATCTTCGTCCTCATCCCCAGCGCTAAGGAGCAGAGGATCAAAGAGGAGAAGCAGTTGAAG ATCTTGAAGTGGAACTTCAACACCCCCCGAGACGAATACGTGGAGCAGCTGAAAACTCAGATGGCCACCTGCTTTGCTAAGTGGCTGCAGGACGAGCTCTTCCACTTTGACTTCCAGAGACATGTCAAGGCCATCGGTGTCATGATCGAG AGGCTGGAGACTGAGAGTGATGCCACCATAGGCTGTCTGGACCTGATTCTGAAATGGTTCACCCTGCGCTTCTTTGATACAAACACCACCGTCCTGATGAAGGTGCTGGAGTATTTGAAGCTACTGTTTGCCATGCTGAACAGAGAAAATTATCACCTGACCGAGTATGAGGCCAACTCTTTCGTCCCATACCTCATACTGAAG GTGGGAGAGTCGAAGGATGTGGTGCGTAAAGACGTGAGGGCAATTCTGGCGATGCTGTGTAAGGTTCACCCTGCATCCAAGGTGTTCCCTTTCCTGATGGACGGTACCAAGTCCAAGAACTCCAAACAGAGAGCTG AATGTCTGGAGGAGTTGGGTTGTTTGATAGAGGGCTATGGGATGAATGTATGCCAACCCACTCCTGCAAAGTGTCTGAAGGACATCGCAGTTCACATTGGCGACAGGGACACATCAGTCCGTAACGCTGCTCTGAACACCGTGGTGGCGGTCTACAACGTCTGTGGGGAACAAGTCTACAAACTAGTTGGACAT TTGTCGGAAAAGGAAATGAGCATGCTGGAGGAGAGAATCAAGCGATCGGCGAAGAAgactcctgcagctcctgcaaAGCCGAGCGCTGCAGAAAAGTCTCAGAGGGAGCATCCAACTAACCCCAACGCCACCTTCCTACGAAAGCCCGCACAGGAAGACCCCAACAAACTCAA CCAAGCCCGCCAGAATGCCCATCACAGCGAGTCCTCCCACCCGTCCATCCCCAAAGAGTTCCAGTTGGACCTCGACATGATCGAGATGGACcagagcagagtgtgtgagctgccTGACCTCGTCCAACACAAGCTGGACGAGCTCCTGGAGCCAATCATGATCCCCGAACCCAA GATGCGGCCTGTCTCTCCACATTTTGACGACCTTCACAACAGCACGGCCTCCACCATCAACTTTGTCATCTCTCAGGTGGCGAGCGGTGACATAAACACCAGCATACAGGCGCTGGCACAG ATTGACGAGGTGTTGCGGCAGGAAGACAAAGCAGAAGTCATGTCGGGACACATCGATCAGTTCCTCATCGCCACCTTCATGCAGCTGCGGCTCATCTACAGCACACACATGGCTGACGACCGGCTGGACAAGAAGGACATCATTAAACTCTACAGCTGCATCATCGGGAACATGCTCTCT CTGTTCTCGATGGAGGCCCTGGCCAGAGAAGCGTCCATGGGCGTGCTGAAGGACCTGATGCACGGCCTGATCACACTAATGCTGGACGGCAGAGTGGAGGACATAGAAGACGGACAGCAGCTTATCAGATCCGTCAACCTGCTGGTCATCAGAGTCCTGGAGAAGTCCGATCAGACTAACATGATCAG CGCTCTGCTGGTTTTGCTTCAGGACAGTTTGGTCGCAACAGCTGGCCCCCCCATGTTCTCTGATCTCGTCATGAAG TGTCTGTGGAGGATGATCCGCTTCCTCCCAGACACCATCAACAGCATTAACCTGGACCGGATCTTACTCGACGTCCACAACTTCATGAAGGTTTTCCCCAAAGAGAAACTCAAGCAGCTCAAGAGCGACGTCCCGCACAGAACCCTGAAGACTCTGTTACACACACTCTGCAAGCTCACAGGGGTCAAG ATCCTGGACCACCTTTCAATGATAGAGAATCGTAATGAGTCTGAGTTGGAGGCTCATCTGAGGCGAGTTGTCAAATTCTCTGGAAACCTGTCAGGGCACAAGAGTGACCGTGGCAACGAGAAGGGCTGTATGCACATG GATGATCGGATGTCAAAGGCGAAGGTCAGCGACATTCTGTCTGAAATCTTCAAGAAGATCGGCTCCAAGGAGAACACTAAAGAG GGCTTGACGGAGTTGTATGAATACAAACAGAAGTACTCTGATGCTGACCTGGAGCCATTCCTCAAAAACACATCGCAGTTCTTCCAGAGCTACGTTGAGCGAGGGCTTCGCATGATCGAGTCTGAAAGAGAGGGCAAGACTCGCATCCAGACCTCAGCAG tgaTCCCTCAGCACGGCATGGACTCCAGCCTGACTAGCAACAATGAAgagctgaaaccagccgtttacTATGAGAGACTGAAGATCCTCAGACAGAGACAAGGCCTGGAAAACAATGCAAGA GGCATCGGAGGAGGCGAGGACGAGACTCAGCACCGACCTCCCATCTCCTCCCTGCTCTCCTCCAAGCCGTCGGTGGCATCCT